A single window of Asticcacaulis sp. AND118 DNA harbors:
- a CDS encoding RNA polymerase sigma factor: MQKVVVTTSDRLRLVHWISAHVMPHEPAVRAWLARALVSGADIDDLIQEAYCRLSAIEAPEQIARPDGYFFQIVRNLLREQVRRSQLVRIDATAAIDTLPFDDEGPSPERVTSAREEWRRVQAAMETLPPRCREILRLRKIEGLPQKEIAQRLGISESIVENDAVKGLRLIQQWLGRNSEKSSGWFRGGGDERTRNRR, translated from the coding sequence ATGCAGAAGGTCGTCGTGACAACATCGGATCGCCTCCGTCTGGTGCACTGGATCTCGGCTCATGTCATGCCGCATGAGCCGGCGGTCCGCGCGTGGCTGGCGCGGGCTCTGGTGTCGGGGGCGGATATCGACGATCTGATCCAGGAAGCCTATTGCCGCCTGTCGGCCATCGAGGCCCCGGAACAGATCGCTCGGCCCGACGGGTATTTCTTCCAGATCGTGCGCAATCTCCTGCGCGAGCAGGTGCGGCGCAGTCAGTTGGTGCGCATCGACGCGACCGCGGCCATCGATACCCTGCCGTTCGACGACGAAGGCCCTTCGCCCGAACGCGTGACCAGCGCGCGCGAGGAATGGCGGCGGGTGCAGGCGGCGATGGAGACCCTGCCGCCGCGCTGCCGCGAAATCCTGCGGCTGCGCAAGATCGAGGGCCTGCCGCAAAAGGAAATCGCCCAAAGACTGGGCATCAGTGAGAGCATAGTGGAAAATGACGCCGTGAAAGGCCTGCGCTTGATTCAGCAATGGCTGGGACGCAATTCAGAAAAATCGAGCGGTTGGTTCAGGGGAGGTGGCGATGAGCGTACGCGAAACCGCCGCTGA
- the phnX gene encoding phosphonoacetaldehyde hydrolase, which produces MIVKPRNPKAVIFDWAGTMVDFGSLAPVIAMQQAFTAVGVEISEAEVRLPMGQAKRDHVAALLAQPAVASRWQEKTRRAPSEADIERIYASLDELMRAAGTARATLIPGARATFECLRAESVRIGSSTGYTRAMMGPILTAAAAQGYEPELVVCAGETPQGRPAPLMIWKNLVELGGWPAADVVVVDDAPVGIAAGKAAGAFTVGVAASGNEMGLTFEAFQALTASDREVRIAMARDRLYAAGADVVLNTVADLPSWLKASP; this is translated from the coding sequence ATGATCGTTAAACCCCGCAACCCCAAGGCCGTCATCTTCGACTGGGCCGGGACCATGGTCGATTTCGGCTCGCTGGCTCCTGTCATCGCCATGCAACAGGCTTTTACCGCTGTCGGCGTCGAGATCAGCGAAGCGGAGGTGCGCCTGCCCATGGGACAAGCCAAGCGCGACCACGTCGCCGCCTTGCTGGCCCAGCCCGCAGTTGCGAGCCGCTGGCAGGAAAAGACCCGGCGCGCGCCCTCCGAAGCCGATATCGAGCGCATCTACGCCAGTCTGGACGAATTGATGCGTGCGGCCGGAACCGCGCGCGCCACCCTGATCCCCGGCGCGCGGGCCACGTTTGAGTGTCTGCGCGCGGAAAGCGTGCGCATCGGCTCATCTACCGGCTATACGCGCGCTATGATGGGCCCTATCCTGACGGCTGCGGCGGCGCAAGGTTATGAGCCCGAATTGGTGGTCTGCGCCGGTGAGACGCCGCAGGGGCGGCCCGCGCCGCTCATGATCTGGAAGAATCTGGTCGAACTGGGGGGGTGGCCCGCTGCCGATGTCGTGGTGGTCGATGATGCGCCGGTGGGAATTGCGGCCGGTAAGGCCGCCGGCGCCTTTACGGTCGGGGTCGCGGCCAGCGGCAACGAAATGGGCCTGACCTTCGAAGCCTTTCAGGCGTTGACCGCCAGCGACCGGGAGGTGAGGATCGCCATGGCTCGTGACCGGCTCTACGCCGCCGGTGCCGATGTGGTGCTGAACACCGTGGCGGATCTGCCTTCGTGGCTGAAAGCGAGTCCATAA
- a CDS encoding TIGR03364 family FAD-dependent oxidoreductase, translating into MYDIAIIGSGIVGLAHALMAARRGLRPVVIERNAAPTGASIRNFGFVTVTGQGENDTWHRALRSRDIWQEVAPMAGIDILQRGLLVTAQRPEAMTVLEAFAKHEMGRDCRLLSPEEVRAHYQGAGNALQGALYSPHDLRVESRTAIPLLVRWLAGNGVDFHFDTAALAVEGCEVITPRGRIRAESVVVCPGDDLTSLYPHIYARHAVTRTQLHMMRLASPGFDIGCPRMSDLSLVRYRGYAERPESAALIDVLRREQPEHLAAGIHLIVTQAADGSLIVGDSHHYDRAPEPFYDAAVEALILDEFRCVLGIEPPPVLERWLGTYASAGEDLMRVSPHECVRLVVVTSGTGASTAFGIAEETLNDLFDTETCHDR; encoded by the coding sequence ATGTATGACATAGCCATTATCGGATCGGGCATAGTGGGACTGGCCCATGCCCTCATGGCGGCGCGGCGCGGCCTGCGTCCGGTCGTTATCGAGCGCAACGCCGCTCCCACCGGTGCTTCCATTCGCAATTTCGGCTTTGTCACCGTGACGGGGCAGGGCGAGAACGACACCTGGCATCGGGCCCTGCGCAGCCGCGACATCTGGCAGGAGGTTGCCCCGATGGCTGGAATCGACATCCTGCAACGCGGTTTGCTGGTGACGGCGCAGCGCCCGGAAGCCATGACGGTGCTGGAAGCCTTCGCGAAACATGAGATGGGCCGCGACTGCCGCCTTCTGTCGCCCGAAGAGGTACGTGCGCATTATCAGGGTGCCGGCAACGCCCTGCAAGGCGCGCTATATAGCCCTCACGATCTGCGCGTCGAATCGCGTACGGCCATACCGCTGCTGGTGCGCTGGCTTGCCGGCAATGGCGTGGATTTCCATTTCGATACGGCGGCCTTGGCGGTCGAAGGCTGCGAAGTGATTACGCCGCGGGGCCGCATCCGAGCCGAAAGCGTGGTGGTTTGCCCCGGCGACGACCTGACCAGCCTTTATCCCCATATCTACGCCCGTCATGCCGTCACGCGCACCCAGTTGCATATGATGCGACTGGCCTCGCCCGGCTTCGATATCGGTTGCCCCCGTATGTCTGACCTGTCGCTTGTGCGCTACCGCGGCTACGCCGAACGCCCTGAAAGCGCGGCGCTTATCGATGTGTTGCGACGAGAACAGCCGGAGCATCTGGCGGCCGGCATCCACCTCATCGTCACGCAGGCGGCGGACGGGTCGCTGATCGTTGGCGATAGTCATCACTATGATCGCGCGCCCGAACCTTTTTATGACGCGGCTGTAGAAGCGCTGATCCTCGACGAATTCCGCTGCGTTCTGGGTATCGAGCCGCCGCCTGTGCTCGAGCGCTGGCTGGGCACCTATGCCAGCGCCGGGGAGGACCTGATGCGCGTGTCGCCCCATGAGTGCGTGCGTCTGGTGGTCGTCACCAGCGGCACCGGCGCGTCCACCGCCTTCGGTATCGCCGAAGAAACCCTCAACGACCTGTTCGATACGGAGACCTGCCATGATCGTTAA